One region of Mycolicibacterium insubricum genomic DNA includes:
- a CDS encoding HAMP domain-containing sensor histidine kinase: MDCRASLRRRGHPTGNAVNALFLRLFTINGLIFAAGTLVLAISPASVSSRVQPAEIPVLVVGLVLMVAANAVLLRSSLAPLDRLVGAMRRVDPPSVSDRVLDRGNGDLDHLISSFNAMLDRMEAERASANAAIISVQENERQRIARELHDEMGQSLTVVLLTLKRTMDRAPDALRDELHSIQETVRECLDEVREMARRLRPGVLTDLGLHSALNALCSEFTAATGIGVVKRIGGQPLTPDVELVCYRIAQESLTNVARHARANRVTLDLHTDVGQLTLRIVDDGVGGISDYGGGITGMRERALLVNGRFTVCTSPGGGTEVRLTVPLTPEHQR, translated from the coding sequence ATGGACTGCCGGGCGTCGTTGCGGCGACGCGGCCACCCGACGGGCAACGCCGTGAACGCACTGTTCCTTCGGCTATTCACGATCAACGGCCTGATTTTCGCGGCGGGCACGCTGGTGCTGGCGATCTCGCCGGCGTCGGTGTCGTCGCGGGTTCAACCGGCCGAGATCCCGGTCCTGGTGGTCGGCCTGGTGCTGATGGTGGCCGCGAACGCGGTTCTGCTGCGTTCCAGTCTCGCGCCGCTGGACCGTCTGGTCGGCGCGATGCGCCGCGTCGACCCGCCGTCGGTGAGTGACCGCGTCCTCGACCGGGGCAACGGAGATCTCGATCACCTGATCTCGTCGTTCAACGCGATGCTCGACCGGATGGAGGCCGAGCGGGCGTCGGCCAATGCCGCCATCATCTCGGTGCAGGAGAACGAGCGGCAACGGATCGCCCGCGAGCTGCACGACGAGATGGGCCAGAGTCTGACCGTCGTACTGCTGACGCTGAAACGGACGATGGATCGTGCTCCGGACGCGTTGCGCGATGAACTGCACAGCATTCAGGAAACCGTGCGGGAGTGTCTCGACGAGGTCCGCGAGATGGCCCGACGGCTGCGGCCCGGCGTGCTGACCGATCTCGGCCTGCACAGCGCGCTCAACGCGTTGTGCAGCGAGTTCACCGCCGCGACGGGAATCGGGGTCGTCAAGCGTATCGGCGGGCAACCGTTGACCCCCGATGTTGAACTGGTCTGCTACCGGATAGCCCAGGAGAGCCTGACCAACGTCGCGCGTCATGCCCGGGCCAACCGCGTCACACTGGACCTGCACACCGACGTCGGGCAGCTGACCCTGCGCATCGTCGACGACGGCGTGGGCGGCATCTCCGACTACGGCGGCGGGATCACCGGGATGCGCGAACGCGCCCTGCTCGTCAACGGCCGATTCACAGTCTGCACCTCACCGGGCGGTGGCACCGAGGTCCGGCTGACCGTTCCGCTGACCCCGGAGCACCAGCGGTGA
- a CDS encoding response regulator, which produces MTAASPARIVLADDHALVRSGLRLILDAEPDLQVVAEAADGYETLAVLDHTPADLVILDIAMPRMTGLQAAREIHRAHPHLRILILSMYDNEQYFFEALKAGASGYVLKSVADRDLLEACRATLRGEPFLYPGAVTALIREFLHRTSQGEALPANLLTPREEEVLKLIAESYSAREIAKTLGISAKTVDRHRANVLKKLGLRDRLELTRYAIRVGLIEP; this is translated from the coding sequence GTGACCGCCGCCTCGCCCGCGCGCATCGTGCTGGCCGACGACCACGCCCTGGTCCGCAGCGGGCTTCGGCTGATCCTGGACGCCGAGCCGGATCTCCAGGTGGTGGCCGAGGCCGCCGACGGATACGAAACGCTGGCCGTGCTCGACCACACCCCCGCCGATCTGGTGATCCTGGATATCGCGATGCCCCGGATGACGGGTCTGCAGGCGGCCCGGGAGATCCACCGCGCACACCCGCACCTGCGGATTCTCATCCTCTCGATGTACGACAACGAGCAGTACTTCTTCGAGGCGCTCAAGGCCGGCGCGTCCGGTTACGTGCTCAAATCGGTGGCCGACCGGGATCTTCTGGAGGCGTGCCGGGCGACGCTGCGCGGCGAGCCCTTTCTGTATCCGGGTGCCGTCACCGCCCTGATTCGCGAGTTTCTGCACCGCACCTCCCAGGGCGAAGCCCTGCCGGCCAATCTGTTGACACCCCGCGAGGAGGAGGTGCTCAAGCTGATCGCCGAAAGCTACTCCGCTCGTGAGATCGCCAAAACGCTGGGCATCAGTGCGAAGACCGTGGATCGTCACCGCGCCAACGTGCTGAAAAAACTCGGGCTGCGGGACCGCCTCGAACTCACCCGCTACGCCATCCGGGTGGGTCTGATCGAACCCTGA